Proteins encoded by one window of Perca fluviatilis chromosome 13, GENO_Pfluv_1.0, whole genome shotgun sequence:
- the LOC120572096 gene encoding plasma kallikrein-like translates to MGTHLILVGLLSLCSLSFGQECNQQLLENVDFPGNDVTSLFSPDVDHCQQLCTQHPSCDFFTFFRADGTQDNRNFFCLIKAATNGQPTAQAPLQGVTSGFSLKPCSQDLEPCLSKVYQNVDFKDADYRALFTADSEECQRACTQDPACQFFTLLNEAFTAFGNRYRFKCHLKFSWPVPRIPLIEKKTGVTSGFSQITEITQQSACQGKLFPNTDIPGNDVEVIPAASPEHCQALCSAHSVCTYFSFNSNDFNCNLKKNTEDFVTQAKDGVTSGLPARFCQLDNAWVQVVHENVDFPGSDIRFELIDDADTCQRTCTQDSYCQFYSYTNDNFGDPNFRRRCFLKRTITMPAPPKVARLANVVSGFQLRNCNSKTTV, encoded by the exons ATGGGAACACATTTGATCTTGGTGGGtctgctgtctctctgcagtCTCTCTTTTGGTCAAG aATGTAATCAACAGCTTCTGGAGAATGTGGATTTCCCAGGAAACGACGTAacatctctcttctctcctgatGTTGACCACTGTCAGCAGCTTTGCACCCAGCACCCCTCCTGTGACTTCTTTACCTTTTTTCGGGCTGACGGGACCCAAGATAACAG GAACTTTTTCTGCCTCATCAAAGCCGCTACCAATGGACAGCCCACTGCTCAGGCTCCACTACAGGGTGTCACCTCTGGATTTTCTCTCAAACCCTGCAGCCAAGACCTAG AGCCTTGCCTGTCTAAGGTGTACCAGAACGTGGATTTTAAAGATGCCGACTACCGAGCCTTGTTCACAGCAGACTCTGAGGAGTGTCAGAGGGCCTGCACACAGGACCCTGCCTGTCAGTTCTTTACTTTACTAAACGAGGCCTTCACAGCATTTGGTAACAG GTATAGGTTTAAGTGCCACCTTAAATTCAGCTGGCCAGTACCAAGGATACCTCTTATAGAAAAAAAGACTGGTGTAACATCTGGATTCTCCCAAATAACTGAAATAACTCAACAGTCAG CGTGTCAGGGCAAGCTTTTTCCAAACACGGACATCCCAGGAAACGACGTTGAGGTCATTCCTGCTGCCTCTCCTGAACACTGTCAGGCACTGTGCTCTGCTCATTCAGTCTGCACCTACTTCTCTTTTAACAG TAATGACTTCAATTGTAAcctgaagaaaaacacagaggacTTTGTTACCCAAGCTAAAGATGGAGTCACATCTGGGTTACCGGCACGTTTCTGTCAGCTGGATAACG CCTGGGTTCAGGTGGTTCATGAAAACGTAGATTTCCCAGGTTCTGACATTCGCTTTGAGCTGATTGACGATGCAGACACATGTCAGAGGACCTGTACTCAGGATTCTTACTGCCAGTTCTACAGCTATACCAATGacaactttggtgatcccaaCTTCCG GCGCCGCTGCTTTCTCAAGCGTACCATCACCATGCCTGCTCCTCCTAAAGTTGCCAGACTGGCCAATGTGGTATCAGGCTTCCAGCTGAGGAACTGTAACAGTAAAACTACTGTGTAg